A window of Aeromicrobium sp. Root236 contains these coding sequences:
- a CDS encoding SDR family oxidoreductase — MTDIDPDELAVALQVLAAAERLDEDDPDYVALRRACGKFYKNVKKHRRLDKRAQVAAADRAVVAATATGSPRRIDDETEGLPLVSNAAGATAGTLLVARPCYICKQKYTVVDAFYHQLCPDCAALNRSKRDARTDLTGKRALLTGGRAKIGMYIALRLLRDGAHTTITTRFPHDAVRRFTAMPDSADWIDRLRIVGIDLRDPAQVVGLADSVAEQGPLDILINNAAQTVRRTPGAYAPLAEAESAPLPEGPLPELLTFGHTSDAHPAALVGSVSAHPVLAGDAHTAEELTSMALSAGSADLARIDAGGLVPDTVDVNSWTQRVHEVDALELLEVQLCNTTAPFILVSRLRPSMAASEARRTYVVNVSAMEGQFSRRYKGPGHPHTNMAKAALNMLTRTSAGEMLEQDGILMTAVDTGWITDERPHPTKVRLAEEGFKAPLDLVDGAARVYDPIIRGEAGEDIHGVFLKDYEPSPW, encoded by the coding sequence ATGACCGACATCGACCCTGACGAGCTGGCGGTCGCGCTCCAGGTGCTGGCCGCGGCCGAGCGGCTCGACGAGGACGACCCCGACTACGTCGCGCTGCGCCGGGCGTGCGGGAAGTTCTACAAGAACGTCAAGAAGCACCGCCGGCTCGACAAGCGCGCCCAGGTGGCCGCTGCCGACCGCGCCGTCGTGGCGGCGACGGCCACCGGCTCGCCACGCCGCATCGACGACGAGACCGAGGGCCTGCCACTCGTCTCCAACGCGGCCGGCGCCACGGCGGGCACGCTGCTCGTGGCTCGCCCCTGCTACATCTGCAAGCAGAAGTACACCGTCGTCGACGCGTTCTACCACCAGCTGTGCCCGGACTGCGCCGCCCTCAACCGGTCCAAGCGCGACGCCCGGACCGACCTGACGGGCAAGCGGGCGCTGCTGACCGGTGGTCGGGCCAAGATCGGCATGTACATCGCCCTGCGCCTGCTCCGCGACGGTGCGCACACGACGATCACGACCCGGTTCCCGCACGACGCGGTCCGCCGCTTCACGGCCATGCCGGACAGCGCGGACTGGATCGACCGGCTCCGCATCGTCGGCATCGACCTGCGCGACCCCGCCCAGGTCGTCGGGCTCGCTGACTCGGTGGCGGAGCAGGGGCCGCTCGACATCCTCATCAACAACGCCGCACAGACCGTGCGCCGGACCCCTGGGGCGTACGCGCCGCTGGCCGAGGCCGAGTCGGCGCCGCTGCCCGAGGGGCCGCTGCCGGAGCTGCTCACGTTCGGGCACACCAGCGATGCCCACCCGGCCGCCCTCGTGGGATCGGTGTCCGCGCACCCCGTGCTGGCCGGCGACGCGCACACGGCCGAGGAGCTGACCTCGATGGCGCTGTCGGCGGGATCGGCCGACCTCGCCCGGATCGATGCCGGTGGCCTCGTCCCCGACACGGTCGACGTCAACAGCTGGACGCAGCGGGTGCACGAGGTCGACGCCCTCGAGCTCCTCGAGGTGCAGCTCTGCAACACGACGGCGCCGTTCATCCTCGTCAGTCGCCTGCGGCCGTCGATGGCGGCATCCGAAGCGCGTCGTACGTACGTCGTGAACGTGTCGGCGATGGAGGGCCAGTTCAGCCGCCGCTACAAGGGCCCGGGCCACCCGCACACCAACATGGCCAAGGCGGCGCTCAACATGCTGACCCGCACCAGCGCCGGGGAGATGCTCGAGCAGGACGGCATCCTCATGACCGCCGTCGACACCGGGTGGATCACTGACGAGCGCCCGCACCCGACCAAGGTGCGGCTCGCCGAGGAGGGCTTCAAGGCACCTCTCGACCTCGTCGACGGGGCCGCGCGCGTCTACGACCCGATCATCCGCGGTGAGGCCGGCGAGGACATCCATGGCGTCTTCCTGAAGGACTACGAGCCCTCGCCGTGGTGA
- a CDS encoding GDSL-type esterase/lipase family protein, with protein sequence MAVVLAGTVAPSSARPVAAVSSSTPPSITGTPQAGLTLTVRPGVWSPTDATLTYRWLSGTTSKSLVATGGTTTTYVVRAADVGKRLVVEVTGSKSGYTSLVRSSSMTATVVAAATITPGQVSIEGSPVVDSTLTAASGTWAPAGLTFGYQWLTDSVAVSGATATTYTPGAGDLGKRVSVRVTGSKTGYPSVSATSAPSAVVVPGTLTATPTPSVSGTPQVDATLTAEPGTWAPAGVQLSYQWLAGTTAQDSVAVSGATSSTYTPGTDDTGRRLSVQVMGSKPGYASVTTTSALSEAVTPAPIITPATPTITGTAEVGRTLTADSGTWSPDGVQLAFQWLRDGVAAQDATGTAYDLTAADRGSAISVRVTGTKAGFPTTARTSTETQAVAEGTQVSTPTPTVTGTTAIGDVLTAVPGDWDNGVTVAYQWLRDGTALTGETSVQHTVVAADVGSLMCLTVTGARAGYASQSRTSAQLAVTGAQSASKVTRALETFRAAFADVDRQPVDVFVGPSDSLADGARATSIQKRWISVLRDDLRGVHQPVGVKGGFGYLDPLNWGKFPDNPISYVSGVGAFEQGLGRQTLALFNSTQTITVKAELTDLDIVYAGLTGTAGTFTYSVDGGPEVRVYTGAKPTSRGGYVEKVSGLAPGVHQVVMRGTGGGSPAIVEGVMLYNGDRSSGVRVWEGGASGLAAANYVAPGDRWAESLKEVHPDLVVLPIGSNDFALGTPAKDTEVKIREIIATIRARVDTDPSIVLMPYYERPTSGTGTWAAYEEMYARIASTDPKIAVFDLAPLFGAYGSAQRAGLMSSDMLHPSDTGYALIADRLAAFLTPSPQG encoded by the coding sequence ATGGCTGTCGTGCTGGCCGGCACCGTCGCACCGTCCAGCGCGAGGCCCGTTGCTGCCGTCTCGAGCTCGACCCCGCCCTCGATCACGGGCACGCCACAGGCCGGCCTCACCCTCACCGTCCGACCCGGTGTCTGGTCGCCGACCGACGCCACGCTGACCTACCGCTGGCTGAGCGGCACGACCAGCAAGAGCCTGGTGGCGACCGGGGGAACCACGACCACGTACGTCGTGCGGGCTGCCGACGTGGGCAAGCGACTGGTGGTCGAGGTGACGGGCAGCAAGTCCGGCTACACGAGCCTCGTGAGGAGCTCCAGCATGACGGCGACCGTCGTCGCGGCAGCGACCATCACGCCGGGCCAGGTCTCGATCGAGGGCAGTCCGGTCGTCGACTCGACGCTGACCGCGGCCTCCGGCACGTGGGCACCCGCCGGGCTGACGTTCGGTTACCAGTGGCTGACCGACTCGGTGGCGGTGAGCGGCGCGACGGCGACGACGTACACGCCTGGGGCCGGTGATCTCGGCAAGCGGGTCTCGGTGCGGGTGACCGGCAGCAAGACCGGCTACCCGAGCGTCTCCGCGACGTCGGCGCCGTCTGCGGTGGTGGTCCCGGGAACGTTGACGGCCACGCCGACGCCGTCGGTCAGCGGGACCCCACAGGTGGATGCGACGCTCACTGCGGAGCCGGGCACGTGGGCACCCGCGGGCGTACAGCTCAGCTACCAGTGGTTGGCCGGGACGACGGCCCAGGACTCGGTGGCGGTGAGCGGTGCGACCTCGTCGACGTACACGCCTGGGACCGATGACACCGGCAGGCGGCTGTCGGTGCAGGTGATGGGCAGCAAGCCCGGCTACGCCAGCGTGACGACCACGTCGGCGCTGTCGGAGGCAGTGACTCCCGCGCCGATCATCACGCCCGCCACGCCCACGATCACCGGTACGGCAGAGGTGGGCCGGACGTTGACCGCAGATTCCGGCACCTGGTCTCCTGACGGGGTCCAGCTCGCGTTCCAGTGGCTGCGCGACGGGGTGGCGGCTCAAGACGCGACCGGCACCGCGTACGACCTCACGGCCGCGGATCGTGGCAGCGCGATCTCGGTCCGCGTCACGGGCACGAAGGCCGGCTTCCCGACGACGGCCAGGACGAGCACCGAGACGCAGGCGGTTGCCGAGGGCACGCAGGTGAGCACGCCGACCCCGACGGTCACTGGCACGACGGCCATCGGCGACGTCCTCACCGCGGTGCCCGGCGACTGGGACAACGGCGTGACGGTGGCTTACCAGTGGCTGCGTGACGGGACCGCGTTAACCGGCGAGACCTCGGTCCAGCACACCGTGGTCGCTGCCGACGTCGGGTCCTTGATGTGCCTGACCGTGACCGGCGCCCGTGCCGGCTACGCGAGCCAGTCCCGTACGAGCGCGCAGCTCGCGGTGACCGGTGCGCAGTCGGCGAGCAAGGTCACTCGCGCCCTCGAGACGTTCCGCGCTGCCTTCGCCGATGTGGACCGGCAACCCGTCGACGTCTTCGTGGGCCCCAGTGACTCGCTGGCCGACGGCGCCCGGGCCACCAGCATCCAGAAGCGGTGGATCAGCGTCCTGCGCGACGACCTGCGCGGGGTGCACCAGCCGGTCGGGGTCAAGGGCGGGTTCGGCTACCTCGACCCGCTGAACTGGGGCAAGTTCCCCGACAACCCGATCTCGTACGTGTCGGGTGTCGGCGCCTTCGAGCAGGGGCTCGGCCGGCAGACGCTCGCGCTGTTCAACTCGACCCAGACGATCACGGTCAAGGCCGAGCTGACCGACCTGGACATCGTCTACGCCGGGCTGACCGGCACGGCCGGGACGTTCACGTACTCGGTCGACGGCGGTCCCGAGGTCCGGGTCTACACCGGCGCCAAGCCGACCAGCCGCGGCGGGTACGTCGAGAAGGTCTCCGGGCTCGCGCCCGGTGTGCACCAGGTCGTGATGCGCGGGACGGGCGGCGGCAGCCCCGCGATCGTCGAGGGCGTCATGCTCTACAACGGTGACCGCAGCAGCGGCGTCCGGGTCTGGGAGGGCGGGGCCAGCGGCCTCGCCGCAGCGAACTACGTCGCACCCGGCGACCGCTGGGCCGAGTCGCTCAAGGAGGTGCACCCCGACCTGGTCGTGCTGCCGATCGGGTCCAACGACTTCGCCCTCGGCACACCGGCGAAGGACACCGAGGTCAAGATCCGCGAGATCATCGCGACCATCCGGGCCCGGGTCGACACGGATCCGTCGATCGTCCTGATGCCCTACTACGAGCGTCCGACCTCCGGCACCGGCACGTGGGCCGCGTACGAGGAGATGTACGCCCGCATCGCGTCGACCGACCCCAAGATCGCGGTCTTCGACCTGGCACCGCTGTTCGGCGCGTACGGGAGCGCGCAGCGTGCGGGCCTCATGTCGTCGGACATGCTCCACCCGTCGGACACGGGCTACGCACTGATCGCGGACCGGCTCGCGGCCTTCCTCACCCCGAGCCCACAGGGCTGA
- a CDS encoding maleylpyruvate isomerase N-terminal domain-containing protein: MVTNEELLRSQWAALRGWIETSGVLQHAQEQSVLEAWNVHELITHIGRSFLDFPVLGPAPRAEPRTIHEYISNYGTSARDIADGTKQLARSFAGDVLAGIDNCARLGFRALDSLKAEVVRGPLGAITREDFILTRVLELVVHGDDLARSVPGVAAPPLLEQPVAAVSDALISAYVEVTTREPEVGDRLDWIRIATGRVASDDDALPLL, encoded by the coding sequence GTGGTGACCAACGAGGAGCTGCTGCGGTCGCAGTGGGCCGCGCTCCGCGGGTGGATCGAGACCTCAGGGGTGCTGCAGCACGCCCAGGAGCAGAGCGTCCTCGAGGCGTGGAACGTGCACGAGCTCATCACGCACATCGGTCGCTCGTTCCTCGACTTCCCGGTGTTGGGCCCGGCACCTCGTGCCGAGCCGCGGACGATCCACGAGTACATCTCCAACTACGGGACCTCGGCGCGCGACATCGCCGACGGCACCAAGCAGCTGGCCCGCTCGTTCGCCGGCGACGTCCTCGCCGGCATCGACAACTGCGCACGGCTCGGCTTCCGCGCGCTGGACTCGCTCAAGGCGGAGGTCGTACGCGGCCCGCTCGGCGCGATCACCCGCGAGGACTTCATCCTCACGCGGGTCCTCGAGCTCGTGGTGCACGGCGACGACCTCGCGCGGTCGGTGCCCGGCGTCGCTGCACCGCCTTTGCTCGAGCAGCCGGTCGCGGCGGTCTCCGACGCGCTGATCAGTGCGTACGTCGAGGTCACCACGCGTGAGCCGGAGGTCGGTGACAGGCTCGACTGGATCAGGATCGCGACCGGCCGGGTGGCCTCGGACGACGACGCGCTGCCCCTGCTCTGA